One genomic segment of Hordeum vulgare subsp. vulgare chromosome 2H, MorexV3_pseudomolecules_assembly, whole genome shotgun sequence includes these proteins:
- the LOC123427645 gene encoding protein ECERIFERUM 26-like, translating into MGLEGEATAAVHGHRLSTVVPSSVTEVEGYELGDADLAFRLHYLRGVYYYAAGEVVRGVTTKVLKDPMFPWLDAYYPVAGRVRRPADDAAPAAAEQQQQRGEASRRPYVKCNDCGVRIVEARCERALDDWLRDGAVDRVRLLCYDKVLGPELFFSPLLYVQVTNFKCGAMALGFSWAHLIGDVATATTCFNHWAKILGGKTPDAVTVNPRNEPQDRAPADAAVPRSVKPVGPIEDYWFVPAGVDMAGYSFHITEPMLTRLQQQQQQEPAAAGGAFELISALLWQTVAKIRAGKEVKTVTVVRNDMSARSGNSLANEQRVGYVEAGSPPAKTDVPELAALLAKDVVDETAAVVAFPGDVVIYGANLTFVDMEQVDLYGLEIKGQRPAHVEYGLDGVGEEGAVLVQPDADGRGRVVTAVLPKDEAEALRAALGSTLLHPAP; encoded by the exons ATGGGGCTCGAGGGGGAAGCGACGGCGGCGGTGCACGGGCACCGGCTGTCGACGGTGGTGCCGAGCTCGGTGACGGAGGTGGAGGGGTACGAGCTGGGGGACGCGGACCTGGCGTTCCGGCTGCACTACCTGCGCGGGGTGTACTACTACGCGGCCGGGGAGGTGGTGCGCGGGGTGACCACCAAGGTGCTCAAGGACCCCATGTTCCCCTGGCTCGACGCCTACTACCCCGTCGCCGGCCGCGTCCGCCGCCCCGCCGACgacgccgcccccgccgccgccgagcagcagcagcagcggggGGAGGCCTCGCGCCGGCCCTACGTCAAGTGCAACGACTGCGGCGTCCGCATCGTGGAGGCCCGGTGCGAGCGCGCGCTCGACGACTGGCTCCGCGACGGCGCCGTCGACCGCGTCCGCCTCCTCTGCTACGACAAGGTGCTCGGCCCCGAGCTCTTCTTCTCCCCGCTGCTCTACGTCCAG GTCACGAACTTCAAGTGTGGAGCGATGGCGCTGGGGTTCAGCTGGGCGCATCTCATCGGCGacgtggcgacggcgacgacctgCTTCAACCACTGGGCAAAGATACTGGGCGGCAAGACGCCAGACGCCGTCACCGTCAACCCCAGGAACGAGCCGCAGGACCGCGCCCCTGCCGACGCCGCCGTGCCGCGCTCCGTGAAGCCGGTCGGGCCCATCGAGGACTACTGGTTTGTCCCGGCTGGTGTCGACATGGCGGGCTACTCCTTCCACATCACCGAGCCGATGCTCACGaggctgcagcagcagcagcagcaggagccagcggcggccggcggcgccttCGAGCTCATCTCGGCGCTCCTGTGGCAGACGGTGGCGAAGATCAGGGCCGGCAAGGAGGTGAAGACGGTGACGGTGGTGAGGAACGACATGTCGGCCAGGAGCGGCAACTCCCTGGCCAACGAGCAGAGGGTCGGGTACGTGGAGGCGGGCTCCCCGCCGGCCAAGACCGACGTGCCCGAGCTGGCGGCGCTCCTGGCGAAGGACGTCGTCGACGAGACCGCGGCGGTGGTGGCCTTCCCGGGGGACGTGGTCATCTACGGCGCCAACCTGACGTTCGTGGACATGGAGCAGGTGGACCTGTACGGGCTGGAGATCAAGGGGCAGCGGCCGGCGCACGTCGAGTACGGCCTGGACGGCGTCGGCGAGGAGGGCGCCGTGCTGGTGCAGCCGGACGCCGACGGGCGCGGCCGCGTCGTCACGGCGGTGCTCCCCAAGGACGAGGCGGAGGCCCTCCGCGCCGCGCTCGGCAGCACGCTCCTGCACCCGGCTCCCTGA